The following nucleotide sequence is from Candidatus Zixiibacteriota bacterium.
CGAAACGAGGGTATCCCTCGCCCTTGGTATAAAGGAGGATTGTCCCTGGAATAGGGTAAATGTCGGCTCCGGCTCTGACAAAATACGCCATTTTTTCCTCATACAGCTTTTCGTCCACCAGGGAGGGGTCGACCGCCTGCACCAGCGCGGTTTCATCCAGCGCGGCATGCCCGCCGGCTTCACCGTAAAACTCCACCACCGTGTTGCGGCAAAGTTCCCACCAGTGAATCACGGCGATTTTGACTTTGAATTGATAATGAAAGTTGAGAGAGACCTCTTTCAGAACGGCGTTATTCCCGCCATGTCCGTTGAGTAAGATTACTTTCCTGAAACCGTTGTGCGCGAAAGAGACCAGAATATCATTTATATATTTCCGAAAACTCTCCTCCGATACCGTCACCGAGCCGGGATATCCATAAAGCGAGCGAGTAATTCCATAATTGACTACCGGCGCGATTAAGGCATTTATTCTGTCGGCAAGATAGTGAGCCATCGAAACCGGAATAATATTGTCGGTGCCCAGCGCCGTGACTCCGTGCGCTTCGACCGTCCCGACCGGAAATATCAGGGTGTCAATCTTCTGCGGCACCAGTTCTTTCATCTGGCGCC
It contains:
- a CDS encoding creatininase family protein, giving the protein MQRELEKLTWRQMKELVPQKIDTLIFPVGTVEAHGVTALGTDNIIPVSMAHYLADRINALIAPVVNYGITRSLYGYPGSVTVSEESFRKYINDILVSFAHNGFRKVILLNGHGGNNAVLKEVSLNFHYQFKVKIAVIHWWELCRNTVVEFYGEAGGHAALDETALVQAVDPSLVDEKLYEEKMAYFVRAGADIYPIPGTILLYTKGEGYPRFDIDKAKQFQKKLFEEVEEFVKLILKNWESI